In Cryptomeria japonica chromosome 10, Sugi_1.0, whole genome shotgun sequence, a genomic segment contains:
- the LOC131858901 gene encoding uncharacterized protein LOC131858901: MRGYLVSLGYNTWKAMETKYVLQENGLNIPNEIQAYEENEKARYALFNALSKIKLTKVISLNIVHEVWQKLKDIYEGNERVKLTKRLKTKRRYKNLRLEGEDIVSYFEKFYTTVNEIRELRGTLSDEDVIDKILMTLPVSYNDKNSMIEETYDPKKFNKEQLFGSLTAFKVRIFGKDKDKSETAFKAFEDSLNDEESLDEVEENFMRKLKKGTDKYKDDESNYEDSDCLFLVENDIPKFDISKIVANIFHARRDKNEWLIDNMCESGYNVVFQDNGCEVQKESEMIITAGRRTNGNMYQLKGATKHYLISQLDDDWLWH, translated from the exons atgagaggttatttggtttctTTGGGTTACAATACTTGGAAGGCTATGGAAACTAAGTATGTTCTACAAGAAAATGGTCTTAACATTCcaaatgagattcaagcttatgaagaaaatgaaaaggcaaggtatgctcTCTTCAATGCATTATCAAAAATTAAATTAACTAAAGTTATCTCTTTGAATATTGTTCATGAGGTTTGGCAGAAGCTGAAAgacatctatgaagggaatgagagagtcAAGCTGACAAAGAGGTTAAAAACTAAGAGAAGATACAAAAACTTGAGGttagaaggagaagacattgtaagCTACTTTGAGAAATTTTATACTACAGTAAATGAGATCAGAGAACTTAGAGGCACCTtgagtgatgaagatgtgattgacaaaatcCTAATGACATTACCAGTAAGCTATAATGATAAGAACTCGatgattgaagaaacttatgatccaaagaAATTCAACAAAGAGCAGCTATTTGGTTCCCTGACTGCATTCAAAGTAAGGATATTTGGAAAGGATAAAGACAAGTCAGAGACTGCATTCAAGGCATTTGAAGACAGTCTGAATGATGAAGAGAGCTTGGATGAGGTGGAAGAAAACTTTatgagaaaattgaagaaaggaactgacaagtacaaag ATGATGAATCAAACTATGAGGATAGTGATTGCTTGTTTCTAGTAGAAAATGATATTCCTAAGTTTGATATCTCTAAGATTGTTGCTAATatatttcatgctagaagagataagaatgaatggttgattgacaaT ATGTGTGAAAGTggatacaatgttgtttttcaggacAATGGATGTGAAGTCCAGAAGGAGTCTGAAATGATCATTACAGctggaagaaggacaaatggaaatatgtaccAGTTGAAAGGAGCTACAAAACACTActtgatatcacaacttgatgaTGACTGGCTATGGCActga